CGTGGAGCTCGTTGACCCGGGCATGAGATGCGTGCATgttgcaggaggaggaggagagaaaaggTATGCGctacgcgtgcgtgccccCTGTGGGCTCTCAGAGTCCTTTCCGCCTTTACGCACGTGAACCGGACGCACTCGCGTCTTTGATGGATGGTTGCGTTGCCAGACTTCGCCTCTCTACGAGGGTGCTGCATCGTTTCTTCCGGCTTTCATTCCCTTCTGCGCTCCCAGctcccctgccccctccctctctctatctctgcTGTTGGCCTTTCTTGATTCTGATTCCTATCTGACCCTAATCTCCCTTTTCTCGCCTCTTCTCTGTTTGTGCTCGTTTCCCGCTCTCACCATTATCATGcgttgccccctcccctcccctccgaATCCGACACGTTGGTGTCGTGTTGgtctcgtgcgcgcgcgcatgtgcgtgcgggtgtgcgtgctccTCTCGCTCTACTGTCCattcccctctctcctcttcctcgcctgtcccgctttcttctcttttATCTGTTGTGTTGCATCGGGTGTTCGTCTGGTTCGCCGCGCTCTCCTCTCGgctgcgtttttttttttgctatTATTCTCGTTGTTGGGGTTTTGGTCAAGTGTATTTTCATGTCCATCACCAAGGCCTTCTCCTCGGGTGCTTGAACCGCCCGCTTCGATGCAtctcttcttcttgtgcCCTCGCTTTCCTACGCTTATGGCCGTTTGTTGAGGGTGCCTTGTTTGACACACCCTCCCCTTGCACACCAGGGCAGGGTGCGCCGTGTAGGTGTGCCTTTGATTGGATGTGGCATGTAGGCGCATCGCTTCTTTTTCACTCTCACGCTgagctttttttttttcgggcCTTTGCTGCGGAAGCGGGGACGCTCTACGCTCCACCTGCGCagtctcttccctcccccctttcccccatCGTACGCTTTGGAGGTCGAAGGAGGCCGACAGGCACGCGAGGACGAATGGTTCAATGTGCGAAAGGTGAAaagtgcagctgctctgATGTTTGAAACAATACCACACAAACCACAAAGGACAAATACTGTGCCTTCACGCGCTGTGCGTTCTTCGGAATCAAGTGaagtgcacgtgtgcgtgcatggcACCGGAAGACACACGCATAGGAGTGGGTGTCACGGAGCGGTGGAAATGCCCTCTGCTGCTTTCTCTGGGacccttttctctttctctcaccCGTCCATCGGATGTTGCACCTATGGAGTTACAAGGACACTCCTCCCTTGCACTCTCACGCGCTAACGCCTCCTTTTTATTCCCTCGCTttgcgcgcgcgctttctctttctctctctaccACTTCCAGCTCCCTTATCGTGATcagcgtgtgtgccggtggGATCGACACGCAACAGCGGAGAGCAACAAACGGGAAAGACATCCGCGAAAAGAAAGAAGTGTGTATGcctatacacacacacacacacacacacacacgcacacgcggagacacacagagacgtTCGCGCACACTGGAATGCACAAAACACCTTTATTCATGCAGATGATGATGCGACTCCACATCCGCGTTGCATTGACATCGCTGTCAAGTAGCAGACGTTACGTCTCCAAGGGGGGCGGCCACCTCGGTACTAGCCGGTCCGCTTCGCAGGCTGCCTCATCTGCGAGCTGCTCGGCGAGCGTgtcggcaccgtcgtcgaATGCGTtcggctcctcctccgtccgTATCAAGCCCCCGTCCTACCTGTATCGCGCCTTCATGGGCCACTCCACACCCTTTGCCGCGATAGCGCCTCCGCTTACACGCGCAGGTATCACGCAGCTGGAACGCGAGCCTCTGGCGCATAGCACCCCAGGCCGCATCAACGACCACATTTGCATCGGTATGGTCAAGACGCTGCGCTGGCTGGCCGATCGCGCCTTTCGTGAGCGGTACATCCACCGAGCAACAATGCTGGTAACcgtcgcggctgcagctccagcggcggGCTCTGTGGCGGCGTATTTACGCATGTTCTTCAGGcggagcaacagcagcaacgcctgCACAGGTGACTCACAGATGCCCACAACAGCCGAAGCGAGCTCCCCGTTTCTGGCCTTTGGCAGCTCTCCAAGTCCCGGCGCTGCCCCACCTATTCCTGATGCATGCCGCGCCTTCGCCATGGCGCGCCCGTCACTCTACATGTCTACGTCCAGCGCCACCATGGAAGGAACAGGGCCGAGACCAGAGCATTCCTATGTCGACGAGCTCCGCGGCCTGCTCGCGCAGTGCGAGAGCCACGCCGTTCATTACCAAGTACTGAGCTGCATGGCCGAAATCACCCTTCTTGAGCGCAGTCTCGTactcctgctgcaggcggTACACTTCACCATCTACCTGGCCTTGTTTCTCTTCTATCCGCGCATGGGCTTTCGGCTCATGGCTTACGCAGCGGAGGAGTCCTCTGTGGTGTGGACGCAGATGGTGAACGATGTCGATCTTGGCAAGATTGCCGAGCCGCGTGTGCCGCAATTGGCACTGCACTACTGGGGCTTAGAGGGGGTCTTTACCGCAcaggcggcgccaccgccgaaaACGGTGACtctgcaggagcaggaggcggttCTCTACAAGACCAGCGAGGGACTTGTGGCAGAACAGATCCCTGTCGCTGACGCGCCGATATCGGGTGCCTCACCGTACGGTAGCTATAACGGCCATCGGTCTGCAACGCCTCCCTCGCGATCCGCCGACCACGTGTCCGTGCCtttcgcggcggcggcttcttgcgacggcagcgctgtggacaggaaggagagcgaagaaCGCGTCGTCAATACCTCCGACCCTGGCGCCGGCCCGGGGTTGTCCGTCTTGACGCTGCGCGATGTTGCGCTGCTGATCCGCTCTGATGAGATGATCTTCCGAGACCTGAATCACGAATTAGCGAATAAGCTGGACATGCAGCCGAGCTggacgcagcgcctcttAGCATCCCTCGGCGGAGAGAAGTAGCCGGGAAGCTCAGCACAGAGACCGTGCACAACACGGACTGAAACGTGTGCGTCGGGTTTCGTGTAGGTGTGGGAATCTCAACCTCTGAGGAGGAGCGCCAGCGTGCTCGCACCCTttcacacacgcgcacacggagGGAGTGTCTGATGGTGTTCCAACAGCAAGAAGGTGATTCTTCTCGGAGCCCAGACAGACATGTACATGCGGGGGCAAGGGGGTGGTGCTAtgcctcttcttcctttaGTCGCTGTTGTCCGACTTCTCTTCCTCAAATGTGAGAGTTAGGTATTGCACCCTTCTGGTGTTCTTGGGTTTCAACTTGCTCAGCTTCGTGCGCGCACGGCTCCAAGCGGCGGTTGTGTCTTTTGGTTGGTTGCCGCCATCCAGCGTTTGTCTGCCGGCCGCGTGGcacatggcagcagcaggaaaaGTAGCAGAGGAAGACAGCCGATGACTCCCCGCGCATGCaaagacggcgccgctggggtGTTCGACGGTTCTCTCTGGTCTCCTGTGTAGCGGAGCCGACTGCGCGGGGAACGATCATCAGGTTCTGTATGTGCATGGAGGTGTGTGTCACCCCGCGCCCACACTTCGCCCTCTCACATTTTCCCTTCGCTCCTGTAATCTGCTCGctttcctcccttcctttaTCGTTCTGCGACAGCATCCACGTCTGCTATCTGCATCATAGAAAACACTGCCTCGGCCCTTTGAAGTAGCACGCAAAtccggcgcgcgcacacacagacatatatatatatatggatGTATGTGCAtcaatacacacacacacacacacgcacacaccacacacacacaaaacacatATACATGTGCATATACACACGAGCGTTGGCTTGCAtcgtttttcttcgttttttctttggTAAGGGGTAGCGCTATCATCCATCTCTGCACCAATTCTTTtatttttgttttcgtgcgCGTGTTCCCGCGTGGACAATGAGCAGCACGACGGATTGGACCCGCTTCCTCGCCGCACTGGAGAAGCGAGGGGTTCGGTTTGATCAGGTGCAGTACGCCACTGACCGCCAGGAGGTCATTCGCGCGACCGGCATTACAGATGCCCTGAGCATCGCGGTGGTGGAGACGGAgtggcagcgccactgcaACGGCGGAAGAGCTACCTCGGGTGCGATACCACCGGACCACCAAGGCGTTTCCGCCAGTAATCCTGCACCCGCTCGCACTCTGGCACCGCTTCTATCTCAACCAGCACCCGATGAAAGAGGGCCGGTCACGTCTGCCAGAGCCTCGAACGACGGTGTGGCTGGCCTGCCGACTCTCCACGAGCTCTCCCAGTTGACAAGGCTGCCAGAGGAGTTGCAGGACACCGTGTTGGCGACTGAAGTGCTAGCGGCAGCAGTCGGACTCGGGGGCCTCTTCCTCCAGTACACGCCAGCGGCACCCGGCACCTCGAGCGGCATCAGCCCCAAAGAGGGTTTTCAGGTCTCGCCGCTGGTGCCTGCGTCTATGCGGAGCCTGTGCGAAACTGTCCTGCCTGTCGCCGACGCCTTCATGGCGCTTCGCTGCATCGAGAAGGCCGAGTACTCCAGTTGTAGTCTCGTGCTCATGGCACTCGGCGAGGTGGTCTCCGAGATCAACACGAGCTACGCTCACCAGGTCTCCAAGCTGCAGCTATGGAGTGAGGGGCGGCCGATGCCGCTGATGGGCGTGGTGTCGGAGATTCTCCGTGTGGGGCATCACGTGGTGCGACTGCGACAAGTGCTGCCAATGGATCTGATTTGCTCAGCGCTcgctgaggcggcggcggcggcagcggatcCGACTTCGTCGActttcgcctctccctctaccGGGCTCGTGGGTCCTCGCATCTTGAATCACCTGTGTGACCAAGTGAATAAGTACTCCGGAAGCTGCGAGGATCACgagctgctgacgctgctaCTCCGCCGCTCGCTCGTCCCGTACCTGCGCATGTTGCAGCGCTGGATGCACAGCGGCGTGCTAGACGACCCGTACGGTGAGTTCTTCATATCGGAAGTGTACCACCCAGCGCAGCCGTCGGGGACGGCTGCGAGTcatcaccagcagcgacacgtTGGTCAGCTCTTTTtggacgcgctggcgccgtcggcgacaaGCGCCGGGCGCGACGGTGAGCTTGGAgcgagcggcgccagcacgGCTTCTCAGGGCCGATTCGGCTTGAAAAgacgtgcggctgcgcagcaggacGTGGTGGCCTTTGACCGGCGCTTCTCCCTCAACAAGAGCCTCGTACCAGTGTTCCTCAACACACCGAGTCGCATAGCCAAAATGGCCTTTTTCGCTGGTAAGTACTGCTGTATCTTGCGAGAGTACGGCGCGGCACTCCCAGCATTTCGTCCCGCATCCGTGCcgggcggtgctggtgctgctgtagGATCCAGGCCCGATGGTCCTGGTGACGCCCTCTTGACTTGGAGTGGAGCGAACCAGCTTCAGCGTCAGGTGCAGGAGTCCTTCGAGATCTCCAGCGGGGCCGTGATCCAGCTGCTGTTTAGTCCGTCCGTCGACTTGCTCGGCCATCTCAAGTCTCTGAAGCTGTACTTTCTCCAAGAGCGCGGTGATTGGGTGGTGGACTTCCTCGACAGCGCCGAGAGCCTCCTCGCTGAGCATCCGGATCGCATCAA
The window above is part of the Leishmania major strain Friedlin complete genome, chromosome 36 genome. Proteins encoded here:
- a CDS encoding putative alternative oxidase is translated as MHKTPLFMQMMMRLHIRVALTSLSSSRRYVSKGGGHLGTSRSASQAASSASCSASVSAPSSNAFGSSSVRIKPPSYLYRAFMGHSTPFAAIAPPLTRAGITQLEREPLAHSTPGRINDHICIGMVKTLRWLADRAFRERYIHRATMLVTVAAAAPAAGSVAAYLRMFFRRSNSSNACTGDSQMPTTAEASSPFLAFGSSPSPGAAPPIPDACRAFAMARPSLYMSTSSATMEGTGPRPEHSYVDELRGLLAQCESHAVHYQVLSCMAEITLLERSLVLLLQAVHFTIYLALFLFYPRMGFRLMAYAAEESSVVWTQMVNDVDLGKIAEPRVPQLALHYWGLEGVFTAQAAPPPKTVTLQEQEAVLYKTSEGLVAEQIPVADAPISGASPYGSYNGHRSATPPSRSADHVSVPFAAAASCDGSAVDRKESEERVVNTSDPGAGPGLSVLTLRDVALLIRSDEMIFRDLNHELANKLDMQPSWTQRLLASLGGEK
- a CDS encoding putative gamma-tubulin complex subunit, which translates into the protein MSSTTDWTRFLAALEKRGVRFDQVQYATDRQEVIRATGITDALSIAVVETEWQRHCNGGRATSGAIPPDHQGVSASNPAPARTLAPLLSQPAPDERGPVTSARASNDGVAGLPTLHELSQLTRLPEELQDTVLATEVLAAAVGLGGLFLQYTPAAPGTSSGISPKEGFQVSPLVPASMRSLCETVLPVADAFMALRCIEKAEYSSCSLVLMALGEVVSEINTSYAHQVSKLQLWSEGRPMPLMGVVSEILRVGHHVVRLRQVLPMDLICSALAEAAAAAADPTSSTFASPSTGLVGPRILNHLCDQVNKYSGSCEDHELLTLLLRRSLVPYLRMLQRWMHSGVLDDPYGEFFISEVYHPAQPSGTAASHHQQRHVGQLFLDALAPSATSAGRDGELGASGASTASQGRFGLKRRAAAQQDVVAFDRRFSLNKSLVPVFLNTPSRIAKMAFFAGKYCCILREYGAALPAFRPASVPGGAGAAVGSRPDGPGDALLTWSGANQLQRQVQESFEISSGAVIQLLFSPSVDLLGHLKSLKLYFLQERGDWVVDFLDSAESLLAEHPDRIKQHSMQVLLQAAVARSCSSDPYHDLIGCSFANCTLEELLQEQNRQRDSGGDTTAAAVGEGATTALPSRRSMGGSGGEVDARRSLELLQLETDLQWPLTLVLDGKVTHRLNIIFRLLMWVKTCERHLFELWYTNEILGEFSAAYGLKHQFVQFLRQFQFYAAHFVLEPLWSRLVARIGQADSVFAISQALTDFFDGAETGLVLSSTQRFRSLAHILELTERFCAVGMHSSTATMPLIEATLHSVEDQFLRALSELASPIGPDYPQLVPLLTWIDFSRFYDQNNVYHVQHGAASSAAGRSM